Proteins from one Cydia fagiglandana chromosome 13, ilCydFagi1.1, whole genome shotgun sequence genomic window:
- the LOC134669915 gene encoding probable ATP-dependent DNA helicase HFM1 — MFPTVSQLDGFTDVFGETIDEVADENFSQPLSLPTTCDTPPESNGINTNAVETIRPAKHTGQHGEFRSVEEIDPKYRCLFTYPYFNLVQSRIIEDALYSDKSLVVCAPTGSGKTVVFELAILQLLMHMEDTNNNGDFKIIYMAPVKAVCNERLTEWYPKLTKLGLLCIEVTGDTEVDFSQLSPYRVIITTPEKWDMLTRRWRDHRGLVEMIKLFLIDEVHILNDETRGPVLEAVVSRMKTVESAAQSAHRIEQLQQQYQGAEPTCSVPPSIRFVAVSATVSNPEDVADWLGTNEKPAVFHRFGDECRPVKLQRIVEGYPCAEGTSIFKFDLILNYKLWPIIQKYYNGKPTLIFCNTRKSVALTAETLSREVTVSFSPEQKAKLTALASTLKNKKLQYQRY, encoded by the exons ATGTTTCCAACTGTTTCACAGCT GGATGGTTTTACTGATGTTTTCGGTGAAACGATTGATGAAGTTGCAGATGAGAACTTCTCGCAACCTCTTTCTTTACCTACCACGTGTGATACTCCTCCTGAATCTAACGGAATTAATACGAATGCGGTGGAAACTATTCGACCTGCGAAACATACTGGTCAACATGGAGAGTTTAGGAGTGTCGAAGAAATAG ATCCGAAATATAGGTGTTTATTTACGTATCCATATTTCAATTTGGTGCAATCTAGGATCATAGAAGATGCCTTATATTCAg ATAAGTCGCTGGTGGTTTGCGCCCCAACAGGCTCGGGAAAGACCGTGGTATTCGAACTGGCTATTCTGCAGCTACTAATGCATATGgaagatacaaataataatggaGACTTCAAGATCATCTATA TGGCACCAGTAAAAGCGGTATGCAACGAACGCCTAACAGAATGGTACCCAAAGCTTACGAAATTAGGGCTCCTCTGTATTGAAGTCACTGGCGACACGGAAGTCGACTTTTCGCAACTAAGCCCATACAG GGTAATAATAACCACGCCAGAGAAATGGGACATGCTGACCCGTCGCTGGCGCGACCACCGCGGTTTGGTCGAAATGATAAAGCTATTCCTCATCGATGAAGTGCACATACTCAACGATGAGACTAGAGGGCCCGTGTTAGAAGCGGTTGTTAGCAGGATGAAGACTGTTGAG TCAGCAGCCCAGTCAGCGCACCGTATAGAGCAACTCCAGCAGCAATATCAAGGAGCTGAGCCTACTTGTAGCGTCCCTCCGAGCATCAG ATTCGTTGCCGTTTCTGCCACCGTCAGCAATCCTGAAGACGTAGCCGATTGGCTCGGGACGAACGAGAAACCTGCGGTATTTCATAG ATTTGGAGACGAATGCCGTCCAGTAAAGTTACAGCGAATAGTGGAAGGATATCCATGCGCTGAAGGCACCAGCATATTTAAATTCGACCTCATACTGAACTACAAATTGTGGCCTATCATCCAGAAATACTATAACGGGAAACCTACTCtg ATATTTTGTAACACGCGAAAGAGCGTCGCCCTCACTGCAGAAACTTTGTCAAGAGAGGTGACCGTCAGTTTTAGTCCCGAACAGAAAGCGAAGCTTACGGCGCTAGCATCGactttgaaaaataagaaattacag TATCAAAGATACTGA
- the LOC134670376 gene encoding cuticle protein 18.6-like, with product MCSAKWLICTLMVACVAVRQASAAPAAQQEDPPMPYEYKYDVEDQEKALFFGANEAGDAQGKVNGGYKVLLPDGRLMTVEYTVEGDSGFVPKISFEDNANPFGKGK from the exons ATGTGTTCCGCAAAATGGTTGATATGTACGTTGATGGTGGCGTGCGTGGCCGTGCGACAAGCCTCAGCAGCGCCAGCCGCACAACAGGAAGATCCGCCTATGCCT TATGAATACAAATACGACGTAGAAGACCAAGAGAAGGCCCTCTTCTTCGGAGCGAACGAGGCCGGCGACGCGCAAGGCAAAGTCAATGGCGGCTACAAAGTACTCCTACCTGACGGTCGTCTCATGACCGTTGAATATACTGTGGAGGGAGATAGTGGATTTGTACCGAAGATCAGCTTCGAGGATAATGCTAATCCGTTTGGAAAAGGGAAATAA